One segment of Campylobacter hominis ATCC BAA-381 DNA contains the following:
- the tmk gene encoding dTMP kinase: protein MLIFFEGIDGVGKSTQIELLKSVYNKNYLITKEPGGTLLGEKLREILLESDFKISKTAELFLFLADRAEHFEKVLKFSDKKDIICDRSFVSGIAYALANEQNLDINDLINLNKIALGGKIPNAKFIFLKISKDNLRFRLENRGNFDKIEERGLEYLMKVQKNMSEIFKILKIDALEIDANGDINEIHKKIKEFVK, encoded by the coding sequence ATGCTGATTTTTTTTGAAGGAATTGACGGCGTTGGAAAAAGTACGCAAATAGAACTTTTAAAATCTGTTTATAATAAAAATTATTTAATTACAAAAGAACCTGGTGGCACGCTTTTGGGCGAAAAATTGCGCGAAATTTTACTTGAAAGCGATTTTAAAATTTCGAAAACGGCTGAACTTTTTCTATTTTTAGCCGATAGAGCCGAACATTTCGAAAAAGTTTTAAAATTTAGTGATAAAAAAGATATTATCTGTGATAGAAGTTTTGTCTCAGGAATAGCTTATGCGCTTGCAAATGAGCAAAATTTAGATATAAACGATTTAATAAATTTAAATAAAATCGCTCTTGGCGGCAAAATACCGAATGCAAAATTCATATTTTTAAAAATTTCAAAAGATAATTTGCGCTTTCGCCTTGAAAATCGCGGAAATTTTGATAAAATTGAAGAGCGCGGGCTTGAGTATCTGATGAAAGTTCAAAAAAATATGAGTGAAATTTTTAAAATTTTGAAAATAGACGCGCTGGAAATTGACGCAAATGGCGATATAAATGAAATTCATAAAAAAATTAAGGAGTTTGTAAAATGA
- a CDS encoding pyridoxal phosphate-dependent aminotransferase — protein sequence MKLELSNRVQILSESMTIAISSLARSMKADGEDVISLSAGEPDFDTPKAVKKAVIEAMEKGASKYTASAGTPECLKAVAYKLKNENNLNYSTSDIITSVGAKHSLFSVFSALINKGDEVIIPVPYWVTYPEIVKYCGGVPVFVQGDKNNKLKITAGDLKKAITPRTKAFVIGSPSNPSGSVYSKKELLEFADVLKDTNITVISDEIYEKINYVGDFVSVAALNDDMFERTITINGLSKSAAVTGWRFGYLASPQKNLIAAIKKLQSQSVSNISSIVQAGAIPALLGKCNEDVKKMLAAYKERRDWFVNAINSVSGLSVIKPEGAFYLFVDCGEVEKDSLKFCKKLLENEKVATVPGIGFGMDGYFRASFATDLESIKKGFSRIENFVKNYKA from the coding sequence ATGAAATTGGAGTTATCGAACAGAGTTCAAATTTTAAGTGAATCTATGACAATCGCTATCAGTTCGCTGGCACGCTCAATGAAAGCCGATGGCGAAGATGTAATCAGTCTGAGTGCAGGAGAACCTGATTTTGACACACCAAAAGCCGTAAAAAAAGCTGTAATCGAAGCTATGGAAAAAGGAGCTTCAAAATATACTGCAAGTGCCGGCACACCGGAATGTTTAAAAGCGGTAGCCTATAAGTTGAAAAACGAAAATAATTTAAATTACAGCACAAGCGACATTATTACAAGTGTAGGTGCAAAACACTCGCTATTTAGTGTATTTTCAGCGCTTATAAATAAAGGCGATGAGGTTATAATTCCGGTTCCTTATTGGGTAACTTATCCGGAAATCGTAAAATATTGCGGCGGCGTGCCTGTTTTTGTGCAAGGTGATAAAAACAATAAACTGAAAATTACGGCAGGTGATCTTAAAAAAGCCATCACTCCTCGCACGAAAGCCTTTGTAATAGGTTCGCCAAGTAATCCTAGCGGATCAGTTTACAGTAAAAAAGAGCTTTTGGAATTTGCCGATGTTTTAAAAGATACAAATATCACTGTCATAAGCGATGAAATTTATGAAAAAATAAATTACGTAGGCGATTTTGTATCCGTTGCAGCGCTAAATGACGATATGTTTGAAAGAACAATTACGATAAACGGACTTAGCAAAAGTGCAGCTGTGACAGGTTGGCGTTTCGGATATCTTGCAAGCCCACAAAAAAATCTAATCGCAGCCATTAAAAAATTGCAAAGTCAAAGCGTTTCAAATATAAGCTCAATCGTGCAAGCAGGCGCAATTCCTGCACTTTTAGGAAAATGCAACGAAGATGTTAAAAAAATGCTTGCGGCATACAAAGAAAGAAGAGATTGGTTTGTGAATGCAATAAACTCTGTTTCAGGACTATCTGTAATAAAACCGGAAGGCGCTTTTTATCTATTTGTTGATTGCGGTGAAGTAGAAAAAGACAGCTTGAAATTTTGTAAAAAATTGTTAGAAAATGAAAAAGTTGCAACTGTTCCAGGAATTGGCTTTGGAATGGACGGATATTTCAGGGCAAGTTTTGCTACTGATTTGGAATCTATAAAAAAAGGCTTTTCTCGTATAGAAAATTTTGTAAAAAACTATAAAGCTTAA
- the coaD gene encoding pantetheine-phosphate adenylyltransferase produces MRTNCIYPGTFDPITNGHLDVIKRALRIFDNVIVAVAKSDNKKPFFELDKRVEMVKEATKSLENIEVIAFENLLVDFAKSQDTCFVIRGLRAVSDFEYELQLGYANRSLWDKFETIYLMPTIKYSFISSSIVRSIFEHGGDISHLVPKEILPFLEDKKC; encoded by the coding sequence ATGAGAACAAACTGCATATATCCTGGCACTTTTGATCCTATTACAAACGGACATCTTGATGTCATAAAGCGCGCGCTTAGGATTTTTGACAATGTCATTGTAGCTGTAGCGAAAAGCGACAATAAAAAGCCGTTTTTCGAACTTGATAAAAGAGTCGAAATGGTAAAAGAGGCTACAAAAAGTCTGGAAAATATTGAAGTTATAGCTTTTGAAAATCTTTTGGTGGATTTTGCCAAATCTCAAGATACATGCTTTGTGATTCGAGGTCTTAGAGCTGTCAGCGATTTTGAATACGAACTTCAATTAGGATACGCAAACAGATCGCTTTGGGATAAGTTTGAAACCATTTATCTGATGCCTACGATTAAATATTCATTTATCAGCAGTTCGATTGTAAGGTCTATTTTCGAACACGGCGGCGATATTTCGCACCTTGTGCCGAAAGAAATTTTACCATTTTTAGAAGATAAAAAATGCTGA
- the cysE gene encoding serine O-acetyltransferase — translation MFWKIIKEDLSQPKKQDPAYSGFLDVVFNYPGVWALINHRFAHFFFTHDLKWLGRIISGISRILTAVDIHPGATIGRNVFFDHATGIVIGETAVVGNNVLIYQGVTLGGVSIEKGKRHPNIEDGVVVGAGAKILGNITIGENSKVGANSVVVKDVPANCTAVGIPAKILGTCSLDPLAHNKIPDISKELFLYLIERMSVLECALLKDDKDAAQKDAKLKEVYESYINSLK, via the coding sequence ATGTTTTGGAAAATTATAAAAGAAGATTTAAGCCAACCGAAAAAGCAGGATCCGGCATATAGCGGATTTTTAGATGTTGTTTTTAACTATCCTGGTGTTTGGGCTTTGATAAATCACCGCTTTGCGCATTTTTTCTTTACACACGATCTTAAATGGCTTGGACGTATAATCTCAGGCATTTCACGCATTTTAACGGCTGTCGATATTCACCCGGGAGCCACTATAGGAAGAAATGTATTTTTTGATCATGCGACAGGCATTGTAATCGGCGAAACTGCAGTGGTCGGAAACAATGTCCTGATATATCAAGGAGTTACTCTTGGCGGTGTTAGTATAGAAAAAGGAAAACGTCATCCAAATATTGAAGATGGTGTCGTAGTTGGAGCCGGAGCTAAAATTTTAGGAAATATCACAATAGGTGAAAATTCAAAAGTCGGAGCCAACTCGGTTGTCGTAAAAGATGTTCCGGCAAACTGCACTGCTGTTGGAATTCCTGCTAAAATTTTAGGAACCTGCTCGCTTGATCCTTTGGCGCACAATAAAATTCCTGATATCAGTAAAGAGCTGTTTTTGTATCTGATTGAACGTATGTCTGTGCTTGAATGCGCACTTTTAAAAGACGATAAAGACGCTGCACAAAAAGATGCAAAATTAAAAGAAGTCTATGAATCGTATATAAATTCTTTAAAATAA
- a CDS encoding type II toxin-antitoxin system prevent-host-death family antitoxin, which produces MANFKQDEIFTATDMARNFSEILKKVKSGEIKKAMILKNNKFEAVLISMSEFERLEKAVELLNILVKRQKNGN; this is translated from the coding sequence ATGGCGAATTTTAAACAAGATGAAATTTTTACCGCAACAGATATGGCAAGAAATTTCAGTGAAATTTTAAAAAAAGTAAAATCCGGTGAAATAAAAAAAGCAATGATTTTAAAGAATAATAAATTTGAAGCTGTGCTTATCAGTATGAGCGAATTTGAGCGCTTGGAAAAAGCGGTGGAACTTCTAAATATATTAGTTAAAAGGCAAAAAAATGGCAATTAA
- the speA gene encoding biosynthetic arginine decarboxylase: protein MNDYGLPIWGNSNFTIDSEGRVCLNTDFKPALIDMVNEIRDDGIRGPILLRFPHLIKKQIVEIYSNFARARKEFEYKGEFHAVYPLKVNQYPGFVKNLVKLGKHYKYGLEAGSKAELLLAMTYNNFDAPITVNGFKDKELINIGFIAAEMGHNITITIEGLSELKAIIETAKERFAPKPFIGLRIRLHNSGTGIWAKSGGINSKFGLTSTELIEAISMLKEANLIDRFTMIHFHIGSQISEIHPLKKALTEAGNIYAELRKMGACNLKSINLGGGLAIEYSQTKENANRNYTLREYANDVVFLLKTIANHKKVDEPDIFVESGRFVSASHAVLIAPVLELFSQEYTEKKLALKDQNPPVIAELFDLYKDMKPANALEYLHDAISHLDSVLTLFDLGYVDLIDRSNGEILVHLIMKKSISMLGNKQNYADLLKIQDEVQERYLVNFSIFQSLPDFWGIKQHFPIMPLEKLDERPTLSASIWDITCDSDGEISFDSIKNPLFLHDIDPEKENYFIGFFLVGAYQEVLGMSHNLFAHPTEATIRLKDDGGYEICDLLESQSVSDILEDMDYDVSLIRDTLNERIEKSSLINEKEKKQILGELYLFLNDNGYLKTIG, encoded by the coding sequence ATGAACGATTACGGTTTGCCGATTTGGGGAAACTCAAATTTTACGATAGATAGCGAAGGAAGAGTTTGTTTAAATACGGACTTTAAGCCTGCTTTAATAGATATGGTAAACGAGATTCGAGATGATGGCATAAGAGGTCCGATACTTTTACGTTTTCCACACCTTATAAAAAAGCAAATAGTGGAAATTTATTCAAATTTTGCAAGAGCGCGCAAGGAATTTGAATATAAAGGCGAATTTCATGCCGTTTATCCGTTAAAAGTAAATCAATATCCAGGTTTTGTAAAAAATTTAGTTAAGCTCGGTAAGCATTACAAATACGGTCTTGAAGCCGGAAGTAAAGCCGAACTTTTGCTTGCTATGACTTATAATAATTTTGATGCGCCGATAACGGTTAACGGTTTTAAAGATAAAGAACTTATAAATATAGGTTTTATTGCTGCTGAAATGGGACATAATATCACAATTACAATTGAAGGATTAAGTGAACTTAAAGCAATAATCGAAACAGCAAAAGAGCGTTTCGCACCAAAACCTTTTATAGGACTTAGAATAAGACTTCACAACTCAGGCACCGGTATTTGGGCGAAAAGTGGCGGCATCAACTCAAAATTCGGACTTACTTCAACGGAGCTGATTGAGGCAATCAGTATGCTGAAAGAGGCTAATTTGATAGACAGATTTACGATGATACATTTTCATATCGGTTCTCAAATAAGTGAAATTCATCCACTTAAAAAAGCCTTAACAGAAGCCGGAAATATCTATGCCGAACTTCGCAAAATGGGTGCTTGCAATTTAAAATCTATAAATTTGGGCGGCGGTCTGGCTATAGAATATTCGCAGACTAAAGAAAATGCGAATCGCAACTATACGCTTCGCGAATATGCAAATGACGTAGTGTTTTTGCTAAAAACAATCGCAAATCACAAAAAAGTCGATGAGCCGGACATTTTTGTAGAATCAGGAAGATTTGTTTCGGCAAGCCATGCTGTGTTGATAGCTCCTGTGCTTGAGCTTTTCAGTCAAGAATATACTGAAAAAAAACTGGCTTTAAAAGATCAAAATCCGCCTGTTATTGCGGAACTTTTTGATTTATATAAGGATATGAAGCCTGCAAATGCACTTGAATATCTTCACGACGCTATTTCTCATCTTGATAGTGTGCTAACTTTGTTTGATCTTGGATATGTGGATTTGATAGATCGCTCAAATGGCGAAATTTTAGTTCATTTGATTATGAAAAAATCTATTTCAATGCTTGGAAACAAGCAAAATTATGCGGATTTACTAAAAATTCAAGACGAAGTTCAAGAGAGATATCTGGTAAATTTTTCAATCTTTCAATCCTTGCCTGATTTTTGGGGTATAAAACAACATTTTCCTATAATGCCGCTTGAAAAACTCGACGAGCGCCCTACTTTGTCGGCATCAATCTGGGATATTACTTGTGACAGCGACGGCGAAATAAGTTTTGATAGTATTAAAAATCCGTTGTTTTTACACGATATAGATCCGGAAAAAGAAAATTATTTCATTGGATTTTTTTTAGTCGGCGCTTATCAGGAAGTGCTTGGAATGAGTCATAATCTTTTTGCACACCCGACTGAGGCTACAATTCGTTTGAAAGATGACGGTGGATATGAAATTTGTGATCTTTTGGAGTCACAATCCGTCAGCGATATTTTAGAGGATATGGATTACGATGTATCGCTCATTCGCGATACTTTAAACGAGCGAATTGAAAAATCATCACTCATAAACGAAAAAGAAAAAAAACAAATTTTAGGTGAGTTATATCTATTTTTAAATGATAACGGCTACCTAAAAACTATAGGATAA
- a CDS encoding UbiX family flavin prenyltransferase, whose amino-acid sequence MKILVCATGASFCKIAVSLIKYLEQNHEIYAIFSKNAKLVLNKENNITELNFKKAKILNDDDLAQSVASGSFGIEKTIIAPCSSNTLAKIANGISDTLITRAAAISLKEKKPLILAPREMPFSTISLRQMSELSALGVIIAPPVAADYFSPENLDDLEKFFIGKWLDLLGIENNLYKRWGK is encoded by the coding sequence ATGAAAATTTTAGTTTGTGCAACCGGGGCCAGCTTCTGTAAAATCGCTGTTTCTTTAATAAAATACCTTGAACAAAATCATGAAATTTACGCAATTTTCAGTAAAAATGCAAAACTTGTGCTAAACAAAGAAAATAATATAACGGAATTAAATTTTAAAAAAGCGAAAATTTTAAATGATGATGATTTAGCACAAAGTGTTGCAAGCGGCTCATTCGGAATAGAAAAAACCATAATTGCGCCCTGCTCTTCAAACACTCTTGCAAAAATCGCAAACGGAATTTCTGACACTCTTATCACACGCGCGGCAGCCATATCTTTAAAAGAAAAAAAACCTTTGATTTTAGCTCCGAGAGAAATGCCGTTTTCTACGATTTCACTGCGCCAAATGAGTGAACTTAGCGCGCTTGGCGTAATAATCGCACCGCCTGTAGCTGCAGATTATTTCTCACCTGAAAACTTAGATGATTTGGAAAAATTTTTTATCGGTAAATGGCTTGATCTACTCGGCATAGAAAATAATCTTTATAAAAGGTGGGGAAAATGA
- the hisS gene encoding histidine--tRNA ligase, producing the protein MIQALRGMNDMMDDEAKLYKKIIDVCEDTAKKYGYEYIEIPKLEETALFKRSVGESSDIVGKEMYQFTDKSGNDVCLRPEGTAGVVRAFIEHKMDRAGGVKKYFYHGSMFRYERPQKGRLREFHQFGIECFSEGSVYEDASVILMLSEILKKLDIEATLKINSLGDGDCMPKYREKLLKFLKENENELCSDCKRRISTNPIRVLDCKVEHCQKILQNAPLITENLNEICAGEFSKLQEILTANGVTFEVDPKLVRGLDYYTKTAFEFVSGEIGSQSAVGGGGRYDNLVAFLGGRPTFGVGFALGIERFMEILSSKESKQKRVGIYICALDKKYIDKIFKIGIDLRRNFKVEISYEAKNLQKHLKNADNKNAEIFLCMGENEAKNDELFMKNLIAKTNKNIKIAEILKEIR; encoded by the coding sequence ATGATACAAGCACTTCGTGGAATGAACGATATGATGGATGATGAAGCGAAACTTTATAAAAAAATCATAGATGTGTGTGAAGATACGGCAAAAAAATACGGATACGAATATATTGAAATTCCTAAATTGGAAGAAACAGCGCTTTTTAAAAGAAGTGTCGGCGAAAGCAGCGATATCGTAGGAAAAGAGATGTATCAGTTTACGGATAAAAGCGGAAATGATGTATGTTTGCGCCCTGAAGGCACAGCAGGAGTTGTCAGGGCTTTTATAGAACATAAAATGGATAGAGCCGGTGGAGTTAAAAAATACTTTTATCATGGCTCGATGTTTCGATACGAACGCCCGCAAAAAGGACGTTTAAGAGAATTTCACCAATTTGGAATCGAATGTTTTTCAGAAGGAAGTGTATATGAAGATGCTTCAGTGATTTTGATGTTGTCTGAAATTTTAAAAAAACTGGATATAGAAGCTACATTAAAAATAAATTCACTTGGCGATGGCGATTGTATGCCGAAATACAGAGAAAAACTTTTGAAATTTCTCAAAGAAAACGAAAATGAGCTTTGCAGCGATTGTAAAAGAAGAATTTCTACAAATCCTATCCGCGTGCTTGATTGCAAGGTCGAACATTGTCAAAAAATTTTACAAAACGCCCCTTTGATAACGGAAAATTTAAATGAAATTTGTGCGGGTGAATTTTCAAAATTACAAGAAATTTTAACCGCAAACGGTGTAACATTTGAAGTTGATCCGAAATTAGTAAGAGGACTTGATTATTATACAAAAACCGCATTCGAGTTTGTAAGCGGTGAAATCGGCTCACAAAGCGCAGTAGGAGGCGGCGGAAGATATGATAATCTAGTTGCATTTTTAGGCGGACGCCCTACTTTTGGCGTTGGTTTCGCGCTTGGAATTGAAAGATTTATGGAAATTTTATCAAGTAAAGAGTCTAAACAAAAGCGAGTTGGAATTTATATCTGTGCGCTGGATAAAAAATATATCGATAAAATTTTTAAAATAGGCATAGATTTAAGGCGAAATTTTAAAGTTGAAATTTCATATGAAGCTAAAAATTTACAAAAACATCTTAAAAATGCTGACAATAAAAATGCCGAAATTTTCCTTTGCATGGGCGAAAATGAGGCTAAAAACGATGAACTTTTTATGAAAAATCTCATTGCAAAAACAAATAAAAACATAAAAATAGCTGAAATTTTAAAGGAAATCAGATGA